From the genome of Mixophyes fleayi isolate aMixFle1 chromosome 2, aMixFle1.hap1, whole genome shotgun sequence, one region includes:
- the IRS2 gene encoding insulin receptor substrate 2, translating to MASPPTPGQCVLPASSNLNHNNNNNSSSVKKCGYLRKQKHGHKRFFVLKEPGEGCPAARLEYYESEKKWRSKSAAAKRVISLDSCLNINKRADAKNKYLIALYTRDEYFAVAAESEQEQESWYRALTELLSTGRGEKERNGCAGTGGCCCSGTSSCSTNCSNHLALTEDPIYGLITPANAAYREVWQVNLKPKGLGQIKSMIGVHRLCLSARSISFVRLNSETPSVTLQLMNIRRCGHSDNYFFVEVGRSASTGPGEIWMQVDDSVVAQSIHETILEAMKAMKELAEFRPRSKSQSSSSNPITVPGRRHHSQLPPSQTGLARKTRSDCPPSSSSASVPMNQSSRLRTASEGDNLSSRLVLSSPLSPSILRAPLSRSHTLSLGGRNGKLFPAPGPLQHSRSMSMPVPRSPPSAASPISLSSGSSSHGSASDPLIPPRPSSCSASATGSPSDPGFISLDEYSSSPGELARAYLSCRSGTPDSVSGTPPHTGEMNGYMSMDRPFPGGCLCLGRRLECSGIEKCPRKRTYSLTTPGRQKITTPQLSSASLDEATLIRATYKGSPGLLSSSPKTCHFYPEDYADVEIGHREDDGYMPMTHGTASISSSTDYVPMSPASVSAPQQILQPRTCCTESTGGCREDSPDGYMQMWCGPKARLVPVHHRLSPAEPLSFTPPDYFFMQPKNNCCCQNHTMAPQPISPADAEPYVMMRSPASSSPHGRATRPSRLALRTLPSMSEHPPEPPSPPGGEYIHICFGETRSQDSLLLPTPPALSVSEGSSTSSSSGSEPQRSPISDYMNLEFGPPSPKPKVSPNLCPNSDYTEMSPRKTVPQPSTPVSSPPKNETLPIDSTISGVQCLSLLMDHMNEEFNLHSPLPDPNRGAKLIRADPQGGRRRHSSETFSSTTQVTPVSPSFAHSPKRHSSASVENVSLRPGETLEAGECGSPMCRETSAGFQNGLNYIAIELSPEERNLLLLTQASSRGHLPALGLASMDIGSYPSIEFLGHRMKGATTVRE from the exons ATGGCCAGTCCTCCCACGCCAGGGCAGTGCGTTCTTCCTGCTAGCTCTAATCTGAaccacaacaacaacaacaacagcagcagtgtaaaaaaatgtgGCTATTTACGCAAACAGAAGCATGGCCACAAACGATTTTTTGTGCTAAAAGAGCCTGGGGAGGGCTGCCCTGCTGCCAGACTTGAGTATTATGAGAGTGAAAAGAAGTGGAGGAGCAAGTCTGCAGCAGCCAAAAGAGTGATTTCTCTGGACAGCTGCCTTAACATTAACAAACGAGCAGATGCTAAAAACAAATACCTGATTGCCCTTTACACTCGGGATGAGTATTTTGCAGTGGCAGCAGAGAGTGAGCAGGAGCAGGAAAGCTGGTACCGGGCGCTCACAGAGCTGCTTAGTACTGGCagaggagaaaaagagagaaatggATGTGCAGGTACAGGAGGCTGCTGCTGTTCAGGAACTTCCAGCTGCAGCACTAACTGCAGCAATCACCTGGCTTTGACCGAGGACCCAATTTATGGACTAATAACTCCTGCAAACGCAGCCTACAGAGAGGTTTGGCAAGTAAACTTGAAACCCAAGGGTTTGGGCCAGATTAAAAGTATGATTGGTGTGCATCGGTTGTGCTTGTCTGCACGAAGCATCAGTTTTGTGCGTCTGAATAGCGAAACTCCATCAGTGACCCTCCAGTTAATGAATATCCGCCGCTGCGGTCACTCTGACAACTACTTTTTTGTAGAGGTTGGTCGCTCAGCTTCCACTGGACCAGGGGAGATTTGGATGCAGGTTGATGATAGTGTTGTAGCCCAGAGCATTCATGAGACTATTTTAGAGGCTATGAAAGCCATGAAGGAGTTGGCTGAATTTAGGCCCCGGAGTAAAAGCCAGTCTTCTAGTTCAAACCCCATCACTGTCCCTGGCAGACGGCATCACAGTCAGCTGCCACCAAGCCAGACAGGGCTGGCCAGGAAAACTCGTTCAGACTGTCCTCCCTCTTCTTCCTCTGCCAGTGTTCCCATGAATCAATCTTCACGACTCCGCACCGCTAGTGAAGGAGACAATTTAAGCAGCAGACTAGTCTTAAGCAGTCCCTTAAGTCCTAGTATTCTACGGGCACCACTAAGTCGTTCCCATACATTGAGTTTGGGTGGTCGTAATGGAAAGCTGTTTCCAGCTCCTGGTCCCCTTCAACATAGCAGGTCTATGTCCATGCCAGTTCCTCGGTCTCCACCATCAGCTGCAAGTCCAATTAGCTTATCTTCAGGTAGCAGTAGTCATGGCTCTGCCTCTGACCCTCTGATTCCACCACGTCCTTCTAGTTGCAGTGCTTCAGCAACTGGGTCGCCAAGTGACCCTGGTTTTATATCCTTGGATGAATATAGTTCAAGCCCAGGAGAACTGGCACGAGCATATTTAAGTTGCCGAAGTGGCACTCCAGATTCTGTTTCTGGCACTCCCCCTCATACAGGAGAAATGAATGGGTACATGTCCATGGATAGACCTTTTCCAGGTGGCTGTCTATGCCTTGGCCGTCGATTGGAATGCTCAGGAATAGAGAAGTGTCCCAGGAAGAGAACATACTCCTTAACTACCCCAGGAAGACAGAAAATTACAACTCCTCAGCTGTCCTCTGCTTCCCTCGATGAGGCTACTCTGATTCGTGCCACATATAAAGGAAGTCCTGGTCTTCTGTCTTCATCTCCCAAAACATGCCATTTCTATCCAGAAGACTATGCAGATgtggagattgggcatcgggagGATGATGGATACATGCCCATGACTCATGGGACAGCTTCCATTTCCTCTTCCACAGATTATGTTCCTATGAGCCCAGCAAGCGTATCTGCCCCCCAACAAATTCTACAGCCACGTACCTGCTGCACTGAGTCCACTGGAGGATGTCGGGAAGATTCACCAGATGGTTATATGCAGATGTGGTGTGGTCCAAAAGCACGGCTAGTACCAGTCCATCATAGACTTTCCCCTGCAGAGCCGCTATCCTTTACCCCCCCTGACTATTTCTTCATGCAACCTAAAAATAACTGTTGCTGCCAGAATCACACAATGGCACCTCAACCTATTAGCCCAGCAGACGCTGAACCCTATGTAATGATGAGGTCTCCTGCTTCCTCTTCACCACATGGTCGGGCGACTCGACCATCCCGCCTTGCACTACGGACTCTACCTAGCATGAGTGAGCATCCTCCAGAACCACCAAGCCCACCTGGTGGGGAATATATTCACATATGTTTTGGTGAGACAAGATCACAGGATTCCTTGCTTTTGCCTACTCCACCTGCTCTTTCAGTTTCTGAAGGCAGTTCAACTTCCTCATCTTCTGGATCTGAGCCTCAGCGCTCACCAATTTCAGACTACATGAACCTGGAATTTGGACCTCCCTCTCCAAAACCGAAAGTCTCCCCGAACTTATGTCCAAATTCAGACTACACAGAAATGAGCCCAAGGAAAACCGTACCACAACCATCAACTCCTGTGTCATCTCCACCAAAAAATGAAACATTACCTATAGACAGTACAATTTCTGGTGTGCAGTGCCTCAGCTTGCTCATGGACCACATGAATGAGGAATTTAACCTACATAGTCCTCTCCCGGATCCAAACAGAGGTGCTAAGCTCATCCGTGCAGATCCACAAGGGGGACGTCGTCGCCACAGTTCTGAGACTTTTTCATCCACTACACAAGTGACTCCTGTATCTCCTTCCTTTGCACATAGTCCCAAGAGACATAGCTCAGCCTCAGTGGAGAATGTGTCTCTGCGGCCTGGAGAGACTTTGGAGGCTGGTGAGTGTGGCAGTCCCATGTGTAGGGAAACCTCAGCTGGGTTCCAAAATGGACTTAACTACATTGCCATTGAGTTGTCACCTGAAGAGCGAAACCTGTTGCTGCTAACACAAGCCTCTTCCAGGGGGCACTTGCCTGCTCTAGGACTTGCCAGTATGGATATTGGATCTTATCCAAGCATTGAGTTCCTGGGACATAGGATGAAGGGTGCCACCACTGTCAGAG AGTGA